A single window of Nasonia vitripennis strain AsymCx chromosome 4, Nvit_psr_1.1, whole genome shotgun sequence DNA harbors:
- the LOC100678227 gene encoding zinc finger protein 37 homolog isoform X2, with protein sequence MSARIGEGQHCVLPSYSYYDRDNMGRDSPGALLDMLAEVASQTLHSEKKLSELEMDVKPVVAKPPKEPKRKSQQVTFNVGQLLTMPATQLVKLFSVFSSDELKRQYSYSCALIPGCVQNYTSFASEGRARMSIKSHLAEHLEFLKNNAESYASFTATAVKYAKPKSTVQNKKAKIQQTKKPHKETLNKENKDTKVGKSTNYLRKILSNDVNLKEFESNAGQDRVNELRETLVQEIKKEASDVKVLGDHSYYEQVKEDNANEESTSNSNKVPVNSPTNENIMLMVVESNGVCVKDPLSNTENTTKITDAEENEVESMTLWKEDTYTAPDAFVPAKPKGKAKFIGTSKEEREMALILIEKIRKKGNPTGNNLQCRICDPPRSFTAPTTLVSHYRSHAGIKPYECRICRAVFTRRHSLKYHMLIHQNQTRFTCADCGKKFRHPSHFREHRRRHTGEAPFGCEDCGQRFKTRNTYKRHLKTRHGKVLTITGELLHLSEEDSKKVRTKNRRKKQDVSESMISETAAATESVLPHARNDEYWDEQQICNEDGQNGVQQAIDNAIWMYRNQPGAASEKNYSEIKSKPTTNKTDYNETEIENSFENNEVVIAQTDSNGALHFENYNYAQDEVYTDSNGIQFSCEENVCTEITDNAKPYENQGETVVEYQECPDNFTEAMNNPIFTAKQEPEDGVFVLDNEEIISSDVVQSSELKELLSTSNSTQTEEAMQTESTNSDEQTLKIIPCQVKVCDNNGTATLQLLKNSKIALLGNKAQSINLIQNGKQHTILLLASGDNNLLEIDNGVIEGSKSLPVIAVPAE encoded by the exons ATGAGCGCGAGGATCGGCGAGGGACAGCACTGCGTCCTTCCGAGCTACAGCTACTACGACAGAG ACAACATGGGAAGGGACAGTCCAGGAGCTCTGCTGGACATGCTGGCGGAGGTGGCCTCGCAGACACTGCACTCCGAGAAGAAGCTCAGCGAGCTCGAGATGGATGTGAAGCCTGTGGTCGCGAAGCCACCAAAAGAACCTAAGCGCAAGAGTCAACAGGTCACTTTTAACGTTGGACAACTGCTGACTATGCCTGCCACTCAGCTGGTCAAGCTCTTTTCCGTGTTTAGCAGCGACGAACTCAAAAGGCAGTATTCGTACTCTTGTGCGCTGATTCCCGGATGTGTCCAAAACTATACCAGCTTTGCCAGCGAGGGCAGGGCTAGAATGTCCATTAAGTCGCATCTTGCCGAACACTTGGAGTTTCTGAAGAATAACGCAGAGAGTT ATGCCTCGTTTACAGCGACAGCTGTTAAATATGCCAAACCAAAATCAACTGTACAAAATAAGAAGGCTAAAATTCAGCAGACTAAGAAACCCCATAAGGAAAccctaaataaagaaaacaaagatACTAAAGTAGGAAAGTCAACAAATTACTTGCGTAAGATTTTATCGAATGATGTTAATTTAAAGGAGTTTGAAAGCAACGCTGGTCAGGACAGAGTCAACGAGCTCCGAGAGACGCTTGTTCAGGAAATAAAGAAGGAAGCTTCGGATGTCAAGGTCTTGGGAGATCACAGTTATTATGAACAAGTAAAAGAGGACAACGCGAACGAAGAATCCACGTCTAATTCAAACAAAGTACCTGTAAATTCACCAACTAATGAGAAT atCATGTTAATGGTGGTCGAGAGTAATGGCGTTTGTGTAAAGGATCCCCTGTCCAACACGGAGAACACAACCAAAATTACAGATGCAGAGGAAAACGAAGTAGAAA GTATGACGCTGTGGAAAGAGGATACGTACACTGCCCCGGATGCTTTCGTGCCTGCAAAGCCAAAAGGAAAAGCGAAATTCATAGGCACGagcaaagaagagagagaaatggcTCTCATACTGATCGAAAAAATTCGGAAAAAGGGAAATCCAACAGGAAATAATTTACAGTGTCGTATTTGTGATCCACCCCGTAGTTTTACCGCTCCTACGACTTTGGTATCGCACTATCGTAGTCACGCCGGAATCAAACCGTACGAATGTCGAATCTGCAGAGCTGTTTTCACACGGCGGCACAGTCTTAAGTACCACATGTTAATACACCAAAATCAAACTCGTTTCACTTGCGCCGATTGCGGAAAGAAATTCCGACACCCGTCACATTTCCGAGAGCATCGTAGAAGACATACCGGAGAAGCGCCTTTTGGTTGCGAAGACTGTGGACAAAG ATTCAAAACGAGAAACACTTACAAGCGTCACTTGAAAACTCGTCATGGCAAAGTCCTCACGATAACCGGAGAACTGCTTCATCTCTCGGAGGAGGATTCGAAGAAAGTAAGAACCAAGAACCGCCGAAAAAAGCAAGACGTTTCCGAAAGCATGATTAGCGAAACTGCAGCAGCCACAGAATCCGTATTACCTCACGCGCGGAATGATGAGTACTGGGACGAGCAGCAGATCTGCAATGAAGATGGACAAAACGGCGTTCAGCAGGCCATCGACAATGCCATATGGATGTATCGAAATCAGCCTGGCGCAGCTTCCGAGAAAAACTACAGCGAAATTAAAAGCAAACCAACGACCAACAAGACTGATTATAACGAGACTGAAATAGAAAATAGTTTTGAAAACAATGAAGTAGTCATCGCACAAACCGACTCCAATGGCGCACTGCATTTCGAGAATTACAACTATGCACAAGACGAGGTCTACACAGACAGCAACGGAATTCAATTTTCTTGCGAGGAGAACGTTTGCACGGAAATCACAGACAATGCCAAACCGTACGAGAATCAGGGGGAAACCGTCGTCGAGTATCAGGAGTGTCCTGACAACTTTACTGAAGCAATGAATAATCCTATTTTTACGGCAAAGCAAGAACCCGAGGACGGCGTCTTTGTACTCGACAATGAGGAAATTATATCTAGCGACGTAGTACAGAGCTCGGAGTTGAAGGAACTACTTTCTACCTCTAATTCCACCCAAACGGAAGAAGCAATGCAGACGGAATCGACCAATTCCGATGAGCAAACACTTAAAATAATACCCTGTCAAGTCAAGGTCTGCGACAACAACGGCACGGCGACGCTGCAATTGCTCAAGAACAGCAAAATCGCTCTTCTTGGAAATAAAGCACAGAGCATCAATCTAATACAAAATGGAAAGCAGCACACTATTTTACTCTTGGCTAGTGGTGACAACAATCTCTTAGAAATAGATAATGGAGTTATCGAGGGATCAAAGTCACTGCCTGTAATTGCTGTTCCAGCTGAATAA
- the LOC100678227 gene encoding zinc finger protein 37 homolog isoform X1 has product MSQPSRQCREQQVDNGGFHLTWRPPAEQFSYNMGRDSPGALLDMLAEVASQTLHSEKKLSELEMDVKPVVAKPPKEPKRKSQQVTFNVGQLLTMPATQLVKLFSVFSSDELKRQYSYSCALIPGCVQNYTSFASEGRARMSIKSHLAEHLEFLKNNAESYASFTATAVKYAKPKSTVQNKKAKIQQTKKPHKETLNKENKDTKVGKSTNYLRKILSNDVNLKEFESNAGQDRVNELRETLVQEIKKEASDVKVLGDHSYYEQVKEDNANEESTSNSNKVPVNSPTNENIMLMVVESNGVCVKDPLSNTENTTKITDAEENEVESMTLWKEDTYTAPDAFVPAKPKGKAKFIGTSKEEREMALILIEKIRKKGNPTGNNLQCRICDPPRSFTAPTTLVSHYRSHAGIKPYECRICRAVFTRRHSLKYHMLIHQNQTRFTCADCGKKFRHPSHFREHRRRHTGEAPFGCEDCGQRFKTRNTYKRHLKTRHGKVLTITGELLHLSEEDSKKVRTKNRRKKQDVSESMISETAAATESVLPHARNDEYWDEQQICNEDGQNGVQQAIDNAIWMYRNQPGAASEKNYSEIKSKPTTNKTDYNETEIENSFENNEVVIAQTDSNGALHFENYNYAQDEVYTDSNGIQFSCEENVCTEITDNAKPYENQGETVVEYQECPDNFTEAMNNPIFTAKQEPEDGVFVLDNEEIISSDVVQSSELKELLSTSNSTQTEEAMQTESTNSDEQTLKIIPCQVKVCDNNGTATLQLLKNSKIALLGNKAQSINLIQNGKQHTILLLASGDNNLLEIDNGVIEGSKSLPVIAVPAE; this is encoded by the exons ATGTCGCAACCTAGCCGGCAATGCAGAGAGCAACAAGTGGACAACGGAGGCTTTCACCTCACTTGGCGTCCACCGGCCGAGCAGTTTTCCT ACAACATGGGAAGGGACAGTCCAGGAGCTCTGCTGGACATGCTGGCGGAGGTGGCCTCGCAGACACTGCACTCCGAGAAGAAGCTCAGCGAGCTCGAGATGGATGTGAAGCCTGTGGTCGCGAAGCCACCAAAAGAACCTAAGCGCAAGAGTCAACAGGTCACTTTTAACGTTGGACAACTGCTGACTATGCCTGCCACTCAGCTGGTCAAGCTCTTTTCCGTGTTTAGCAGCGACGAACTCAAAAGGCAGTATTCGTACTCTTGTGCGCTGATTCCCGGATGTGTCCAAAACTATACCAGCTTTGCCAGCGAGGGCAGGGCTAGAATGTCCATTAAGTCGCATCTTGCCGAACACTTGGAGTTTCTGAAGAATAACGCAGAGAGTT ATGCCTCGTTTACAGCGACAGCTGTTAAATATGCCAAACCAAAATCAACTGTACAAAATAAGAAGGCTAAAATTCAGCAGACTAAGAAACCCCATAAGGAAAccctaaataaagaaaacaaagatACTAAAGTAGGAAAGTCAACAAATTACTTGCGTAAGATTTTATCGAATGATGTTAATTTAAAGGAGTTTGAAAGCAACGCTGGTCAGGACAGAGTCAACGAGCTCCGAGAGACGCTTGTTCAGGAAATAAAGAAGGAAGCTTCGGATGTCAAGGTCTTGGGAGATCACAGTTATTATGAACAAGTAAAAGAGGACAACGCGAACGAAGAATCCACGTCTAATTCAAACAAAGTACCTGTAAATTCACCAACTAATGAGAAT atCATGTTAATGGTGGTCGAGAGTAATGGCGTTTGTGTAAAGGATCCCCTGTCCAACACGGAGAACACAACCAAAATTACAGATGCAGAGGAAAACGAAGTAGAAA GTATGACGCTGTGGAAAGAGGATACGTACACTGCCCCGGATGCTTTCGTGCCTGCAAAGCCAAAAGGAAAAGCGAAATTCATAGGCACGagcaaagaagagagagaaatggcTCTCATACTGATCGAAAAAATTCGGAAAAAGGGAAATCCAACAGGAAATAATTTACAGTGTCGTATTTGTGATCCACCCCGTAGTTTTACCGCTCCTACGACTTTGGTATCGCACTATCGTAGTCACGCCGGAATCAAACCGTACGAATGTCGAATCTGCAGAGCTGTTTTCACACGGCGGCACAGTCTTAAGTACCACATGTTAATACACCAAAATCAAACTCGTTTCACTTGCGCCGATTGCGGAAAGAAATTCCGACACCCGTCACATTTCCGAGAGCATCGTAGAAGACATACCGGAGAAGCGCCTTTTGGTTGCGAAGACTGTGGACAAAG ATTCAAAACGAGAAACACTTACAAGCGTCACTTGAAAACTCGTCATGGCAAAGTCCTCACGATAACCGGAGAACTGCTTCATCTCTCGGAGGAGGATTCGAAGAAAGTAAGAACCAAGAACCGCCGAAAAAAGCAAGACGTTTCCGAAAGCATGATTAGCGAAACTGCAGCAGCCACAGAATCCGTATTACCTCACGCGCGGAATGATGAGTACTGGGACGAGCAGCAGATCTGCAATGAAGATGGACAAAACGGCGTTCAGCAGGCCATCGACAATGCCATATGGATGTATCGAAATCAGCCTGGCGCAGCTTCCGAGAAAAACTACAGCGAAATTAAAAGCAAACCAACGACCAACAAGACTGATTATAACGAGACTGAAATAGAAAATAGTTTTGAAAACAATGAAGTAGTCATCGCACAAACCGACTCCAATGGCGCACTGCATTTCGAGAATTACAACTATGCACAAGACGAGGTCTACACAGACAGCAACGGAATTCAATTTTCTTGCGAGGAGAACGTTTGCACGGAAATCACAGACAATGCCAAACCGTACGAGAATCAGGGGGAAACCGTCGTCGAGTATCAGGAGTGTCCTGACAACTTTACTGAAGCAATGAATAATCCTATTTTTACGGCAAAGCAAGAACCCGAGGACGGCGTCTTTGTACTCGACAATGAGGAAATTATATCTAGCGACGTAGTACAGAGCTCGGAGTTGAAGGAACTACTTTCTACCTCTAATTCCACCCAAACGGAAGAAGCAATGCAGACGGAATCGACCAATTCCGATGAGCAAACACTTAAAATAATACCCTGTCAAGTCAAGGTCTGCGACAACAACGGCACGGCGACGCTGCAATTGCTCAAGAACAGCAAAATCGCTCTTCTTGGAAATAAAGCACAGAGCATCAATCTAATACAAAATGGAAAGCAGCACACTATTTTACTCTTGGCTAGTGGTGACAACAATCTCTTAGAAATAGATAATGGAGTTATCGAGGGATCAAAGTCACTGCCTGTAATTGCTGTTCCAGCTGAATAA
- the LOC100122626 gene encoding transcription initiation factor IIA subunit 2-like yields MSYQLYRNTTLGNTLEETLDDLLAYDQISRGLAVKVLLQFDKAMNQALTTKVKSRLNFKAGNLKTYRFCDNVWTLMLHDVEFRDSQRVDSIHVDKVKIVACEGGKTLDADGSSKR; encoded by the exons ATGTCTTACCAATTATATAGAAACACAACGTTAGGCAACACGTTAGAGGAGACCCTGGACGATTTATTGGCA TACGACCAGATAAGCCGAGGATTAGCAGTTAAAGTGTTATTACAGTTTGACAAAGCTATGAACCAAGCTCTAACAACGAAAGTTAAATCGAGGCTCAATTTTAAG GCTGGCAACTTGAAGACATACCGATTCTGCGACAACGTGTGGACGCTCATGCTGCACGACGTTGAATTCAGAGACTCTCAGAGGGTCGATAGTATTCATGTTGATAAAGTTAAAATAGTTGCGTGCGAAGGAGGAAAAA CTCTTGACGCAGATGGTTCGTCGAAGCGGTGA
- the LOC100122613 gene encoding protein-cysteine N-palmitoyltransferase Rasp → METTQTMTKLSRFETWLCVAGWSGAVFYSIYCVHLSTDRYFRDYDDAYSDFAPGWSFVKRKVDVSDEEWRIWIPLMFQLVPWIVVQVFVSQCLKILCHNKTLLCSWYAALSVIFLWNYFGLLSTLCTLLLPCISCLLASLRSKVISWIVHTATLALIYYAKVSDVIFREWLMLEDEEYFMLTAAVCWIQLRSISYSIDSIESYKHIDVWGFIQDLLQNLAYCLYLPTLFLGPVILYQQFLDGVNKPFTQWGKEKSLRIFSSLVRYTFWMYFTQLALHYVYFNALRFHPEFVISLRPWAFYGLGYCMGQYFLNKYVVVYGLTSTVCRAEDIDAPPQPKCIGRIHLYSDMWKHFDRGLYKFLLRYIYIPCNPKSAIGKFFASAVCFTFIYLWHGMHLYIFIWAFLNFFGLFIETMAKSISGFFYQNIIGISISPQNKRRLECMISSPLLALSAISNFYFFAGDEIGHMYIYRVFRESWTATATLLLALYGCCQTSTEIKQLEKGKVLNESKDKVKNKIL, encoded by the exons ATGGAGACGACGCAGACTATGACCAAATTGAGCAGATTCGAGACGTGGTTATGCGTGGCTGGATGGTCCGGAGCTGTGTTTTATTCGATCTACTGCGTTCATCTGTCGACCGATAGAT ATTTTAGAGACTATGATGATGCCTACAGTGATTTCGCACCTGGATGGTCCTTTGTCAAAAGAAAAGTTGATGTCTCAGATGAAGAGTGGAGGATATGGATTCCTCTGATGTTTCAGCTGGTTCCTTGGATTGTTGTGCAAGTTTTCGTTAGTCAGTGCCTTAAAATATTGTGTCATAATAAG ACTTTACTGTGCAGCTGGTACGCAGCATTAtctgttatatttttatggaatTATTTTGGACTGCTGAGTACGCTCTGCACACTGTTACTACCATGCATTTCCTGCCTTCTGGCTTCGCTGAGAAGCAAAGTTATTTCATGGATAGTTCACACTGCGACATTAGCCCTTATTTACTATGCTAAGGTATCAGATGTGATCTTCAGGGAATGGTTGATGCTGGAGGATGAAGAATATTTTATGCTGACAGCTGCAGTATGCTGGATTCAACTGAGGAGCATCAGCTACAGTATTGACAGCATTGAAAGTTACAAACATATCGATGTTTGGGGTTTCATACAAGATTTGCTACAAAATTTAGCTTACTGTTTGTACTTGCCAACTCTTTTCTTGGGACCAGTAATTCTCTATCAACAATTTCTGGACGGG GTAAATAAGCCATTCACACAATGGGGTAAAGAGAAATCGCTGAGGATATTTTCTAGTCTAGTCCGCTATACATTTTGGATGTATTTTACACAATTAGCTTTACACTACGTCTACTTCAATGCACTAAGATTCCATCCAGAATTTGTGATAAGCCTCAGACCATGGGCATTTTATGGATTAGGATACTGCATGGGGCAGTATTTTTTGAACAAATATGTTGTCGTCTACGGACTCACTTCTACTGTATGCAGAGCCGAAGACATTGATGCTCCACCTCAGCCAAAATGCATTGGAAGAATACACTTGTATTCAGACATGTGGAAACACTTTGATAGAGGATTATACAAATTTCTTTTGAG ATATATTTACATTCCCTGCAACCCTAAGTCGGCTATTGGGAAATTTTTTGCCTCAGCTGTGTGCTTCACATTTATATATCTGTGGCACGGCAtgcatttatatatttttatatggGCGTTCCTAAACTTTTTTGGACTGTTTATAGAAACTATGGCGAAGTCTATAAGCGGATTCTTTTACCAAAATATCATAGGTATTTCTATAAGTCCGCAAAATAAACGACGACTGGAATGTATGATTTCAAGTCCGCTTTTAGCTTTGTCTGCTATATCAAACTTTTACTTCTTTGCTGGAGATGAAATCGGACACATGTACATTTACAGAGTTTTCCGAG AGTCTTGGACAGCTACTGCAACACTGTTACTCGCCTTATATGGCTGTTGTCAGACGTCTACAGAAATAAAGCAGTTGGAGAAGGGCAAAGTGTTGAATGAAAGCAAagataaagttaaaaataagattttgtaa
- the LOC100217359 gene encoding uncharacterized protein LOC100217359 encodes MPAKITEIKCKRCRTMLFTEEASPSLTAHGQAIGVGARNTRCNSDVPEDCLFLAEDSMPDWIHEVVDRENWTKGKLHCPLCHARIGSFDFVSSKKCNCGEYVPPPIRITYSKIDVPHR; translated from the exons ATGCCCGCCAAA atcaCGGAGATCAAGTGCAAACGCTGTCGCACTATGCTGTTCACGGAGGAGGCCTCACCGTCCCTCACGGCTCACGGACAGGCGATCGGAGTTGGTGCGCGAAATACCAGGTGCAACAGCGACGTTCCCGAGGactgtctctttctcgcggaGGACAGCATGCCAGACTGGATACACGAGGTCGTCGATCGG GAAAACTGGACAAAAGGCAAGTTGCACTGCCCGCTCTGTCACGCTAGGATTGGCTCCTTTGATTTCGTCAGTTCGAAAAAGTGTAACTGTGGAGAGTATGTACCACCACCAATCAGAATAACGTACTCAAAAATAGACGTTCCACATCGGTGA
- the LOC100114499 gene encoding transcription initiation factor IIA subunit 2, translated as MSYQLYRNTTLGNTLQESLDELIQYGQITPGLAVKVLLQFDKAINQALATRVKSRLSFRAGKLNTYRFCDNVWTFMLNDVEFREVQEVAMVDKVKIVACDGKTLDTDVGPKR; from the exons ATGTCGTATCAATTGTACAGGAACACGACGTTAGGTAACACGTTGCAGGAGAGTCTGGACGAGTTAATACAA TATGGACAAATCACACCAGGATTAGCAGTTAAAGTATTATTGCAATTTGATAAAGCTATAAACCAAGCACTAGCGACAAGAGTTAAATCAAGGCTTAGTTTTAGG GCTGGTAAATTGAACACATACAGATTTTGTGACAATGTGTGGACGTTCATGCTGAACGATGTGGAGTTCAGGGAAGTTCAGGAGGTTGCTATGGTGGACAAAGTAAAGATAGTCGCGTGTGATGGAAAGA CTCTTGATACAGATGTTGGTCCAAAGCGGTAA
- the LOC100122589 gene encoding alpha-1,3/1,6-mannosyltransferase ALG2 — protein MVRVTFLHPDLGIGGAERLVVDAALALKQNGHDVDFVTNHHDPEHCFTETKDGTFKVTVVGDWLPRHICGKFFAFCAYLRMIWAALYIIFCANRPDVVFCDLVSICIPVLKLRIPTVVFYCHHPDQVLTTYESGLKKLYRAPLNFLEEITTGMADKVFVNSLYTQSVYEKTFKRLNAQHTEVLYPSINTAFFDQVHVLSLERVLDKRLMPDICFLLSINRYERKKELSTAIEALADLKRFLTREEYNKVYLIMAGGYDKRVEENVEYYLELIGLADEMGVSDKVYFLKSPTDIEKVSILVNCDILIYTPPNEHFGIVPLEAMYASKPVVAHNSGGPKESVIDSVTGYLAEKSNLAEKLSTLIKNKPLRLQFGQAGKQNFKEKFSFQAFSNNLNSSILDLLDKKKSR, from the exons ATGGTGCGAGTAACGTTTCTCCACCCGGACCTGGGTATCGGCGGCGCCGAGAGGTTAGTCGTCGACGCGGCTTTGGCGCTCAAGCAGAACGGCCACGACGTCGATTTCGTTACTAATCATCACGATCCCGAGCACTGCTTCACCGAGACCAAGGATGGAACTTTTAAGGTCACCGTTGTCGGCGACTGGCTGCCCCGACACATCTGCGGCAAATTCTTCGCGTTTTGCGCCTACCTGAGAATG ATATGGGCAGCCTTGTACATAATTTTCTGTGCCAACCGTCCTGACGTTGTCTTCTGTGATTTAGTGTCAATATGCATTCCTGTTCTGAAATTAAGGATTCCAACGGTTGTGTTTTATTGCCACCATCCTGACCAAGTTCTAACAACGTATGAAAGTGGACTGAAAAAGCTTTATCGAGCTCCTCTGAATTTTCTGGAGGAGATCACAACAGGCATGGCAGACAAAGTCTTTGTTAACAGCCTTTACACCCAGTCGGTGTACGAGAAAACTTTTAAGAGGCTCAATGCTCAACACACAGAAGTACTGTATCCATCCATAAACACAGCTTTCTTCGATCAAGTACATGTGCTGTCACTGGAGAGAGTTCTGGATAAAAGATTGATGCCTGATATTTGTTTCTTGCTATCCATCAATAGATACGAACGCAAGAAGGAGCTTTCCACAGCTATCGAAGCCTTAGCTGACTTGAAGAGATTCTTAACTCGAGAAGAGTACAACAAAGTCTACCTAATAATGGCTGGTGGTTATGATAAGAGAGTTGAAGAAAATGTTGAATATTATCTAGAATTGATTGGACTTGCTGATGAAATGGGAGTTTCTGAcaaagtgtattttttgaaatctcCCACAGACATTGAGAAAGTTTCGATCCTTGTGAATTGTGATATTCTAATATACACACCACCCAATGAGCATTTTGGGATAGTGCCTTTAGAGGCAATGTATGCTTCCAAACCTGTTGTTGCTCACAATTCTGGAGGTCCCAAAGAATCTGTTATTGACAGTGTTACTGGTTATCTTGCTGAGAAATCAAATTTAGCTGAAAAGTTATCAACTCTGATTAAAAACAAGCCCCTCAGGCTACAATTTGGTCAAGCTGGAAAGCAGAATTTCAAAGAGAAATTCAGCTTCCAAGCATTTAGTAATAATCTTAACTCTTCAATCCTTGACTTACTTGATAAGAAGAAATCGCGATAG
- the LOC100680095 gene encoding lysM and putative peptidoglycan-binding domain-containing protein 2, which yields MDGAQWNGGDEMEERRSIRDSGRAPKRYGSTARHVTRNETLVKHPVDKSDTLQGIALRYGVTTEQIRRVNRLWASDSLFLREHLLIPVSTDSPLSASSTVASISESFDSTNNTTSPSSVSSPVDDENSSVNDFLAKMDSSIASVKKEIKKVQGSSEFLSQGDDMYVQRRRATARLRNSHPITSNSHLVSVENQRPSSSGDIQNLPSAVVMTQGRRVKTSLQRLQKEQDEMFQL from the exons ATGGATGGAGCTCAATGGAATGGCGGCGACGAGATGGAAGAGCGAAGGTCCATTCGGGACTCGGGCAGGGCGCCCAAGAGATACGGCAGCACCGCGAGGCACGTGACGAGGAACGAGACCCTGGTCAAGCACCCCGTCGACAAGTCCGACACTCTCCAAGGCATTGCCCTCAGATACGGCGTTACG ACTGAACAAATTAGAAGAGTAAACAGACTTTGGGCCTCGGATAGCTTGTTTTTACGAGAGCATTTGCTCATTCCAGTTAGCACCGATAGTCCCTTATCTGCTTCAAGCACAGTTGCCTCTATTTCTGAAAGTTTTGACAGCACTAATAAT acTACTAGTCCGTCTTCTGTGTCCTCTCCTGTAGATGATGAAAATTCTTCGGTTAATGACTTTTTAGCAAAAATGGACTCCTCCATAGCAAGTGTGAAAAAAGAGATTAAGAAAGTACAAGGCAGTAGCGA ATTTCTGAGCCAAGGAGACGATATGTATGTACAACGACGAAGAGCCACAGCTAGGTTACGAAATTCTCATCCGATCACGTCCAACTCACACTTAGTTTCTGTAGAAAACCAGCGACCGTCGTCGTCTGGTGATATACAAAATTTACCATCGGCAGTAGTCATGACACAAGGTAGGAGAGTAAAGACATCACTGCAAAGGTTGCAGAAGGAACAAGACGAAATGTTTCAGTTGTAG